One part of the Dermacentor silvarum isolate Dsil-2018 chromosome 6, BIME_Dsil_1.4, whole genome shotgun sequence genome encodes these proteins:
- the LOC119456602 gene encoding proclotting enzyme-like isoform X5 produces the protein MAALLRRDTGELYCGGALISNRYVITAAHCTDGLKAANITIRLGAHNIQELSVNVKDFEVSRIREHRDFQKDTFMNDIAVLRLKHTVKFNEYIRPVCLPERSDEDYFGKTAIATGWGTQTFGGPYSDILREVKLVVWNNTECNDRFAQPITEVFLCAGPKRREGDACQGDSGGPLMVQSRSKQWTLIGVISWGIKCGEPGVPGIYTRISHFLDYIYEHAVNQ, from the exons ATG GCTGCCCTTCTGAGAAGAGACACAGGCGAGCTCTACTGCGGTGGAGCCCTCATCAGCAACAGATACGTCATCACGGCTGCCCACTGCACAGACGG GCTGAAAGCCGCCAACATAACTATCAGACTAGGTGCCCACAACATCCAGGAACTATCGGTGAACGTGAAAGACTTTGAGGTGTCCCGCATTCGAGAGCACCGCGACTTCCAAAAGGACACGTTCATGAACGACATTGCAGTACTACGGCTCAAGCATACCGTCAAGTTCAACGAGTACATTCGGCCTGTCTGCCTACCTGAGCGTAGCGACGAAGACTACTTTGGAAAAACCGCCATTGCCACCGGCTGGGGAACGCAGACTTTTG GTGGCCCTTACAGTGACATTCTGCGTGAGGTGAAGCTCGTCGTCTGGAACAACACCGAATGTAACGACCGGTTTGCGCAACCAATCACTGAGGTGTTTCTCTGCGCTGGACCGAAGCGAAGGGAAGGGGATGCCTGTCAG GGCGACTCTGGCGGCCCGCTGATGGTGCAGTCAAGGTCAAAGCAGTGGACCCTAATCGGCGTCATTTCCTGGGGCATAAAATGCGGAGAGCCAGGAGTCCCTGGGATCTACACTCGGATATCACACTTCCTCGACTATATTTATGAACATGCAGTAAATCAATGA